The Macrobrachium rosenbergii isolate ZJJX-2024 chromosome 8, ASM4041242v1, whole genome shotgun sequence genome includes a region encoding these proteins:
- the LOC136841144 gene encoding uncharacterized protein, whose translation MQSRYYARFFRTCDPRQLLQSAGIQVGLAKTQDLMACSLLQVSSEMKNQIQDFTEESKNETESYEVADIAEEVVDIVEEAADIAEEAADILEEAADIVEEAADIAEEVVDIVEEAADIVEEVADTVEEAADIVEEVADTVEEAADIVEEVADTVEEAADIVEEVADTVEEAADIVEEVADTVEEAADIVEEVVDTVEEAADIVEEVVDTVEAADVVEVADIVDFLLVYVSF comes from the coding sequence ATGCAATCCCGATACTACGCGCGTTTTTTTCGCACCTGTGATCCCAGACAGTTGCTCCAGAGTGCGGGTATACAGGTAGGTTTAGCTAAAACTCAGGATTTGATGGCCTGCAGTCTTTTGCAAGTCTCCtctgaaatgaaaaaccaaattcAAGATTTTACTGAGGAAAGtaagaatgaaacagaaagcTACGAGGTTGCTGATATAGCAGAGGAAGTTGTTGATATAGTAGAAGAAGCTGCTGATATAGCAGAAGAAGCTGCTGATATATTAGAAGAAGCTGCTGATATAGTAGAAGAAGCTGCTGATATAGCAGAGGAAGTTGTTGATATAGTAGAAGAAGCTGCTGATATAGTAGAGGAAGTTGCTGATACAGTAGAAGAAGCTGCTGATATAGTAGAGGAAGTTGCTGATACAGTAGAAGAAGCTGCTGATATAGTAGAGGAAGTTGCTGATACAGTAGAAGAAGCTGCTGATATAGTAGAGGAAGTTGCTGATACAGTAGAAGAAGCTGCTGATATAGTAGAGGAAGTTGCTGATACAGTAGAAGAAGCTGCTGATATAGTAGAGGAAGTTGTTGATACAGTAGAAGAAGCTGCTGATATAGTAGAGGAAGTTGTTGATACAGTAGAAGCTGCTGATGTAGTAGAAGTTGCTGATATAGTAGATTTTCTCTTGGTGTATGTTTCATTCTGA